The DNA segment CAGCTAAGAGTGATGTGTGGGTATGGCGTAATGGGTGCGGTGTTAACTCTGGATTTAGGCCTGCTATTTTAAGTTGTCTCGCCACTCTGTTTTGACAATTCTGAATAACGATAGGATAGCCATGTTGGCGCTCTGTTTTAGCAAAAATGAAGTCTTTGTTATAGTAAGCATCTCCAAGCCGTTCAATCACTTGATTTTGCGCTTCTTTATGGTTTTTCAACGTGTTTATCACTCCTTCATCCACAATAATCTTTCTTCGTGACTTTTTTGTTTTTGGTGGAACAAGTTGATACTGAAACGTATTATTTTTTTCATTGTAATAGGTTTTTGTGATGCTAATGCTATGGTTCACAAAGTCAATGTCTTTCCACTTGAGAGCAACTAATTCACCAACCCTAATTCCGGTGTAGGCTAAAATTAAAAACATCAAGTAATCATGCTCCAGACCGCGGTTCTTAGCTGTTTTTAAAAACAAGGCAAGTTCCTCTTTTCAAGATATTTAGGAATTTCTTCTTCTTCCAGCTGTTCAATTGTTTTCTTATCTTTTTTCAGATAAGCAAATTCAGTTGGATCTTTCTTAATTAGCTCCATTTCTAATACTTTTCGGAAGATCATTCTTCCTGTTCGGTGTATGCCTTCCCGTGTGCTATCAGGATACCCTTGTTCTTTTAAATTATTTAGTGCATCTTGATATTTCTTTCCAGTGATATCCTTCATTTTGAGGCAAGAAAAGTAGGGCAGAAGTTTATTGATTTCATGACGACGGACTCGAATAGTTCCGGGTTTAACGTCTTTTGCTTCACTATAAATAGGAAGCCACTCATTGGCGAATTCACAAAACGTTTGATCTGTTTCATCTACATACGTTCCGAGATTCAATTCTTGTAGAAGAGCAGTGGCAGCTGTGACAGCTTCTTCCCTATTTATAAAACCGCTTTTAGTCTTTTGTCGTCTCTTTCCGGTTTC comes from the Oikeobacillus pervagus genome and includes:
- a CDS encoding Arm DNA-binding domain-containing protein, coding for MKGHFYKRSCTCKKKKCTCGAKWAFVIDIGIDPETGKRRQKTKSGFINREEAVTAATALLQELNLGTYVDETDQTFCEFANEWLPIYSEAKDVKPGTIRVRRHEINKLLPYFSCLKMKDITGKKYQDALNNLKEQGYPDSTREGIHRTGRMIFRKVLEMELIKKDPTEFAYLKKDKKTIEQLEEEEIPKYLEKRNLPCF
- a CDS encoding site-specific integrase — its product is MFLKTAKNRGLEHDYLMFLILAYTGIRVGELVALKWKDIDFVNHSISITKTYYNEKNNTFQYQLVPPKTKKSRRKIIVDEGVINTLKNHKEAQNQVIERLGDAYYNKDFIFAKTERQHGYPIVIQNCQNRVARQLKIAGLNPELTPHPLRHTHTSLLAETRCSFKQIMDRLDHSDD